The Kitasatospora herbaricolor genome segment ACGCCCGAGGCAAGAGCCACCACACCTGGGTCCAGTCCGGCTACCCGAACATCAGCTCGAACTTCGACAAGACCGGCTCCACCGGCCGCGACCGCCCCGGCGTCGGCTACCAGGGCTGGGAACCTGTCACCGGCATCGAGCGGTCCCTGTACGAGTTCAACCTCAATGGCTACTTCAGCACCACCGCGATCAGCTACGCCAACCTGCACGTCACCCAGTCCGTTTCCGCCGACTGGTCCTGCACCACCACCTACCCGGTGAACCTCTACCGGGCAGGCGCCTTCGACAACAACACCAACTGGAACAACCACGCCAACACGCCGCTGGAGTGGGTCGACGGCAAGAACGTGCCAGGCAACGGCAACAACGCCAACTGCATGGGCGGCATCGGCGTCGACTTCAACATCACCGCCCCCATGCGCAGCGCCCTCGCCGACACCAGCAAGCCCCTGGCCTTCCTCCTCGCCGGGAACGAGGGCACCGGCGACAAGAACGGCTTCAAGCGCTTCGACTACGACGCCGTCCTGTCGACCCTGTACGACCACCCCCCGCTGACGCCGAGCGACCCGAAGGCACTGCCGACGCCCAACCGCGTCACTGGGACGGACACCGACGCCTGCTACGACGCGCCACTGTCCGACTACGGTTGGATCACCGACACCGGAGTGCGCCTCAGCTCCGTCGTCAGCAGCTACAACCAGACCCAGCTCACCCAGTTCGTCAGCATCTGGGACAACTCCGTCCCAGGTGCCCCCGGCGTCAACAGCGGCTGGACGGGCTTCGTCCCCAGAGACACCCGGGCCACCTACACCGTCCCCCTCGGCACGCTGAAGGACGGGCACTACTACGGCTGGCAGACCCAGGGCGACGACGGCCTGCTCCGCGGCGCCGCCACCCCCGTGTGTCACTTCGCCGTCGACACCACCCCACCCGTCGCCGCCTTCGGCACCTTCACCGACCCGGTCACACAGTTCCCGCCCTCCGGAAACGGTCAGATCACGAATCTTCGCCTGGGCGCCACCGGGAAGATCCCCTTCGCCGCCTACGATCCCAACCCCTCCGGGCTTCTCGCCTCCGGCCTCGCCTGCGTTCGTTGGGGCTACGACCCGCAACTGGACCTGCAGAGATCCGATCAGGTCTGCGGCATCCCGCTGAGCGTCACCGAGCTCACCACGAAGCCCACGCACTGGGGGACCAACATCCTCTACGCGCAGGTCTTCGACGAGGCCGGCAACGCCTCCCAGACCCTTTCCTACGCCTTCTACGTCCCCTGGACGGACGGGCCGGTCGCCTTCGGCGACACCACGGGTGATTCCCGCCCCGACATCCTCGTCCCCGACACCGCCGGCAACCTCATCACCCACGGCCGCGCCACCGACCCTGGGAACGCCAGTGTCCTTCCGAGCGGCACGGCGGCCGCCATCAATCAGGCGCCCGAGCCCACCGCAGGAGGGTGGAAGGATTTCCATGTCACTCACCGCGGCTCCATGGACCCCGGATCCAGCCGTGACGACCTGTTCGTCCACCGAGACGGCGGTGACAAGCTCTACTACTTTGCGAACCCTCAGTCGGACGCCGGCCATTTCGTTCAGAGAACAGCGGTTGAGCTGAAGCGGCCGAATTGCCAGGGAGATGCGGTCGCCTGCCCGGCCTACCGGCAGAACGAGTTGTGGCAGAACACCAGCCAGATAACCCCCATCGGAGCCCCGAGCAACGTCCGCATCCCTGACCGTGATCCCAAGAACGCCACAGGATTCCTGGCAGTCCACGCCCACAGCCTCTGGTACTACCCAGTCGAATCTGGCAACAAGCTCCGCGCACCAAATCTTGTGTCAGCCGGTGGTTGGGACGACCTCGACCTGATGATCCCAGGCAACACCCTGGCCATCGACGTCAGCGGCACCGTACCCATCGCCCCGGCGCTCTGGACTCGTACCCGCGTCACTGCCGGATCCGGCCAAGAAGGGGACATCAACCAGTACGCCCTGACGACCCAGACCCGCACCGACGAGCTGGGCGACTACACGGTAGTTGTTGCGGTCTCTCCTACCTCTGCTTCGCTGATCCACACCGGCATCAAGACGGAGGACTACCCAACCGTCGGCGCCGATGGTGACCAAACCGGTGACGGCATTCCCGACCTGTGGGCCCTGGACAAGGTCGGCAACTTGCACGTCTGGCCTGCGACGGCGACCAACGGCCGTGTCACCGCGCTCGGCACCGACCACTATCGCGGCAACACCCAAGCCCCTGGCAAGCAATGGCCCCTGCACGAGAGCGGCGACGCCGTCCCCGGCACCCCCAACGCCGCCGAAACGAACGTCGCCTTCATCAACGACCAGGTCGACGGCCGCCCGACTTCGGTTGCCACGTTCAACGGCAGCACCTCAGTCATGGCCACCGCCGCCGCCCCTGTCATCGCGAACCCCAACCAGAGCTTCACCCTCAGCACCTGGGTCAAGTCAACCGGCGCCGGTGGCGTCGTCGCCAGCCAGAGCACCGCGCACGCGGCCAGCTTCCTGCTCTACAGCGAAGGCACCGGCGGATCCTGGCGCTTCGCCCTCGCCACCGCCGACAACGACGCCTGGCCCTACGTCTACACCAGCACCAGCAACAACGCCGCCCTCGTCAAGACCGGCACCTGGACCCAGCTCACCGCCAGCTTCAACGCCGTGACCGGCGAGATGAGCCTGTACGTCAACGGCATCCTCGCCGGCAGCGCCAACCGCTCCACCGCCCCCAGCCTCACCACCAACGGCTCCTTCGTCCTTGGCCGCTACCAGTACCAGAGCAGCCTGGCACCCACCGCCCAGAACCCCAGCTTCAACGGCAGCATCAGCAACTTCGCCGTCTACAACACCGCGGTCGTCCCCGAACCCACCACCACCGCCATCCGGCACGCCTCCACCGCCGACTGCCTGGACGTCCCCAACAACGACACCAGCCAGGGCATCTCCATCACCGGCTGCAACAACAGCCCCGCCCAGAACTTCGTCGTCAACCCCGCCGACGCCACCATCAGCCTGCGCACCACCATGTGCCTGGAACTCACCAGCGGCAACACCGCCAACGGCGCCGCAGTCGGCCTCGCCACCTGCG includes the following:
- a CDS encoding ricin-type beta-trefoil lectin domain protein, with protein sequence MEQAIADAVKTGKEVPVPSLTDEFSSTVATPEGKLRQDRHLDAQRTKRADGSWTALDDTLVWSGDGSLAPAAASESLVISGGGSGPLATMTTKDGKQLSVGSPFSGALPTPTVSGNSALFTSVAPDTDLKVTATEFGGYTTVLILHTPAAAANPAVRTLSFPTTSKGLELSARADGSLKATTASESVFAAPPPQMWSAGAPTTAAATTGGTTATKGSVVQSAFTEQDGPTGAEPSPSGEPSTADGPGPSATTAGIPVTTSGDAAGKGAIHLSPSPELLDGENTSYPIYVDPSWSNDARGKSHHTWVQSGYPNISSNFDKTGSTGRDRPGVGYQGWEPVTGIERSLYEFNLNGYFSTTAISYANLHVTQSVSADWSCTTTYPVNLYRAGAFDNNTNWNNHANTPLEWVDGKNVPGNGNNANCMGGIGVDFNITAPMRSALADTSKPLAFLLAGNEGTGDKNGFKRFDYDAVLSTLYDHPPLTPSDPKALPTPNRVTGTDTDACYDAPLSDYGWITDTGVRLSSVVSSYNQTQLTQFVSIWDNSVPGAPGVNSGWTGFVPRDTRATYTVPLGTLKDGHYYGWQTQGDDGLLRGAATPVCHFAVDTTPPVAAFGTFTDPVTQFPPSGNGQITNLRLGATGKIPFAAYDPNPSGLLASGLACVRWGYDPQLDLQRSDQVCGIPLSVTELTTKPTHWGTNILYAQVFDEAGNASQTLSYAFYVPWTDGPVAFGDTTGDSRPDILVPDTAGNLITHGRATDPGNASVLPSGTAAAINQAPEPTAGGWKDFHVTHRGSMDPGSSRDDLFVHRDGGDKLYYFANPQSDAGHFVQRTAVELKRPNCQGDAVACPAYRQNELWQNTSQITPIGAPSNVRIPDRDPKNATGFLAVHAHSLWYYPVESGNKLRAPNLVSAGGWDDLDLMIPGNTLAIDVSGTVPIAPALWTRTRVTAGSGQEGDINQYALTTQTRTDELGDYTVVVAVSPTSASLIHTGIKTEDYPTVGADGDQTGDGIPDLWALDKVGNLHVWPATATNGRVTALGTDHYRGNTQAPGKQWPLHESGDAVPGTPNAAETNVAFINDQVDGRPTSVATFNGSTSVMATAAAPVIANPNQSFTLSTWVKSTGAGGVVASQSTAHAASFLLYSEGTGGSWRFALATADNDAWPYVYTSTSNNAALVKTGTWTQLTASFNAVTGEMSLYVNGILAGSANRSTAPSLTTNGSFVLGRYQYQSSLAPTAQNPSFNGSISNFAVYNTAVVPEPTTTAIRHASTADCLDVPNNDTSQGISITGCNNSPAQNFVVNPADATISLRTTMCLELTSGNTANGAAVGLATCAPGTDRQEWLARANGSLYNPASGRCLELPNNDTTPGTRLRILDCNGTPAQTWSIPTLNTPALPVNPWILPAPKP